TTGGCAAGGCTATACCCGTTTAGACCTGGGTTATTTGGTTCTGCTAGTGGTGGCGGTGAAGTGGAATTCTTTGTCCTAACTACTACATCTCAAAAGATAAAGCGCAAAATGTTTTCCCAACAATAGAACTAAAATAGTTGACTAGTCAGTGAGGACGTTGGCCGTCCACAATGGAACCAAAGTCAAGACCCCACCCCGCACCTCATTAGGGGTATTGCCAGCGTTGCCTGTCATCCGATGACGGAGACCCCGCCGATCAAAACCTTGGATGTGCTAGAtgctttattttttttcacaagAAATTACAAAGTTTGGAAACCCCCCCCTCCAATCTCCTCTCTCCCTCATCAAAATGGGCTTGATTATAgtgataatgatgatggttattaaaaaaatgtcCTTAATTGGAActaaaaaaacaaagtcaGAGCTGAGAACCGGGAGGGAAAGAAGTGAAGAGGAAATGAATATATaaaaaagatgatgatggatgCCTTTTGACAACTATGATGAAGACTAGAAAAAGCAGACAGAATGAACTTTGCTGCTTTGCTTATCTATGCCACATGCTGCTTGGCTGCGACTTTGCTTCCCAAAAGGCCCACTCAGGACCAATTTTACAACGCTCCCTCCAACTTTGAGTCCCAACCGTTGGGCACAATCTTGAAGGTGCGAAATGTTCCAAACCCGTTGACTAGCGTCGTTACTCCagtcaaggtcaagaaTGCATGGCAACTACTCGTCCGATCGGAGGATACTTTTGGCAATCCCAATGCAATTGTAACCACCATTGTTGAGCCTTTCGCAGCCGATAAGGAGAAAGTTGTTTCCTACCAGGCTTATGAAGATTCTGGCAAGTTGGACTGTTCCCCTTCTTATGCTATTCAGTACGGCTCAGATATCTCCACCATTGCTACTCAAGCGGAGATGTATTTCGTTGCCGCGTTGTTGGAACAGGGTTACTACGTGGTCATACCCGACTACGAAGGTCCTAAAAGTGCATTTACAGTTGGAGTGCAAGCAGGAAGAGCAACACTCAACTCGATTCGCGCGGCATTGGCATCTCACAACACCACGGGTATCAGTCCAGCTGCAAAAGTGGTCATGTGGGGCTACTCCGGTGGATCACTAGCATCAGGTTGGGCTTCAGCGCTTCAGCCTCAGTATGCTCCCGAGTTGGGCCCTTCATTGCTCGGCGCGGCTCTAGGTGGGTTTGTCACCAACATAACCGCCACCGCTGTGGCTACTGACGGGACCCCCTTTGCCGGGATCGTGGCCAATGCTCTCGCCGGTTTAACAAACGAGTACCTGGAATTGAAAACGTTTCTTAACCAAAGAGTGAGCCCGTTGCTATCGGTCGCTTTTCAAGGTATCGACGACCATTGCTTGGCCGACTCGCTCGTTGCTTTCTTTGGTCACAGTTTTTTCAACGGACCCGTGAAATACTTTAGAGATGGATGGAATTTGATGGATATGGCACCCGCAAAATCCATCATCGAAGCCAATGGGTTGATTTACCAGCCCAAGCAGTTTTTACCCAAGATTCCAATCTTTATATACCACGGGACCTTGGATAGGGTTGTTCCGCttccaaattcaaagaCCACCTTTGAACAATGGTGCAGCTGGGGACTTGAGTCTGGTGAATTCAACGAGGACGCTTCAAATGGACACATTACAGAGACAATCGTAGGTGCTCCCGCGGCACTCACCTGGATCACAAGGAGGTTCAATGGCGAGCAACCTGTTTCTGGGTGCATCAAATCAAAGCGTctttccaactttgagtATCCTGGCATTGCGCCCTCGGTGTTGGAGTACTTCAAGAGTGCATTGAAAGCTGTCACAGGAGCCGGGTTAGGCTCAGATTTGacaaaagatcaaatcaGCTTGCCAGGTTTGTTGGCTCTACTCAAACCGACATAAAAGGAAGAAACTTGATagtgatgaagatgaaggggacaacaacaacaacaaccaccaccaccacttgaAGATTATAGAAGAAGTTTAGAACAATCAATATAAGACCTTGATAGAGCTGACCCTCCTCTCCCTCTTTTAaattctcctcctccaaaaTTGGCTTACTTCCCAAAGTCGGGAAGCCGTACATTTGAGATCGAGGTTGCTACTCGATGCTGCTCTCCAACAGCCAGTCCGAGTTTTTagaatcaaaatcaaagccGCTCCATTATCAAGCACTCCACCCACCTCAACAATGAACTTCTTTACAAAAATCAACCTGGTACGTTCATTCAATGTCAGTGTATTACTCTTCTCAAGTGCAAGTGGTGGCTAATGTGGTATGACACCAGATTTGAGCAGTGTCGAAAAAAACGCGACACGAGATTTTGCGTCAAaggcattttttttttctttgatgGAATGTATATCGTCTCCTCCAGATCCACATTGATTCAGACCCATTGATCAAACTTGAAAGGAATtattttcctttctttttagAAATAAGAAAGAATTTGGTCTTTTCCCCTCCTGAGACGAGGTCGCAATTGTATGGCAAAGAGGGCAACACGAACGATAATGTCTTCCCTTTTGAGTACACCTGGTGGTGAGAAATGGACCGCACCCATTGTAAGGTCAACttttttggactttttcaaggacAACAGCCACACCTATGTCGCTTCGTCGTCGGTGGTTCCTCACAATGACCCTACCTTGTTGTTTGCCAACGCCGGTATGAACCAGTATAAGCCAATTTTCTTGGGAACAGTGGACCCTGCGAGCGACTTTGCTTCTTTGAAGAGAGCCGTCAACTCGCAAAAGTGTATCCGTGCCGGCGGTAAACACAACGATTTGGAAGATGTTGGTCGAGACTCGTATCACCACACTTTTTTCGAAATGCTTGGTAACTGGTCGTTTGGAGactatttcaaaaagaaagccaTTGGCTGGGCTTGGGAGCTTTTGACCAAAGTTTATGGCTTGGAGAAGGATAGATTGTACGTCTCCTACTTTGAAGGTGACGCCAAGCAGGGGTTGCAGCCAGATTTAGAAGCTAAGCAGTTGTGGCTAGACGTCGGTGTTGCCGAAGACCATATTTTGCCCGGTAACGCCAAGGACAATTTCTGGGAAATGGGCGACCAAGGTCCTTGTGGTCCATGTTCCGAAGTGCACTATGATAGAATTGGAGGCAGGAACGCTGCCTCCTTGGTGAACATGGACGACCCCAACGTGTTGGAGATCTGGAACTTGGTGTTTATCCAGTTTAACCGTGAGGCCGATGGCTCGTTGAGACCATTGCCAAACAAGCACATTGACACCGGTATGGGTTTTGAAAGATTGGTGTCTGTCTTGCAAAACAAGTCTTCGAATTACGATACCGATGTGTTTTTGCCGATATTCGAGAAGATAAGAGACATCACCGGCGTCAGACCATACACTGGGAAATTTGGCTTTGAGGACACTGACGGTATTGATACCGCGTATAGGGTGATTGCCGACCACGTGAGAACTTTGACATTTGCAATCTGCGACGGCGGTGTGCCAAATAACGAAGGCAGAGGCTATGTGTTGAGAAGAATCTTGAGGAGAGGAGCGCGTTATGTTCGTAAATACATGAACTATCCCATTGGGTCTTTTTTCCTGCAGTTGGTCGACGTTGTGATTGACCAAAACAAGGCGATTTTTCCCGAAATAAGCAGCGGTGCTGCAGACTTGAAAGAGATCTTGAACGAAGAGGAGCTTTCGTTTGCAAAGACCTTGGACCgtggtgaaaaattgtttGAACAATACGCCATTATtgcttcaaaaactccCGAGCAGACCTTGTCTGGTAAAGATGTATGGAGATTATACGATACATATGGGTTCCCCGTGGACttgacaagattgatgGCGGAAGAAGCCGGCTTAAAGATTGATGAGGAAGggtttgaagttgcaaaagaagcaTCAAGAGAAGCCTCGAAAGGCGCAGGTGCTAAAGACGGTGCGAcattggtcaagttggacgTGCACGCGTTATCTGAGTTGGATGGCAAAGGTGTGGCCAAGACTGATGATGAGGCCAAGTATGGACTTGACAATATCAAGGCCAAAGTTCTTGCAATTTACGACGGCAGCCTGTTTGTTGATTCGATCGAAcggaaggaggaggaggaggaggataataataataacgCTGAGGAAAATGCCGAGGGGAAAGAACAAGTTATACTGGGACCTAAGCAATGCGGGATTTTGTTGGACAAGACGCCGTTTTACGCTGAGCAAGGTGGTCAAGAGTATGACACTGGTAAACTAGTGATTGACGGAAAGACCGAGTTTAACGTGGAGAATGTCCAAGTTTACGGAGGATATGTGCTACACACAGGTTATCTTCTTGAAGGAGGCTTGCGCGTCGGAGACGACGTTGTTGCCGCATACGACGAATTAAGAAGGTGGCCAATCAGGAATAACCACACAGGTACTCATGTGTTAAACTACGCCTTAAGAGAGACTCTTGGCGACAGTGTAGACCAAAAAGGATCCTTGGTTGCCAGAGAAAAGATGAGATTTGATTTTAGTCATAAGCAAGCGTTGACTCCCAAAGAGTTGGCAAATGTCGAGGCAGTGTCCAATCAATACATCAGGGACAACAAGCAAGTTTACTACAAAGATGTCGCCTTGGCAGAGGCAAAGGCAATCAATGGGTTGAGAGCTGTGTTTGGCGAGGCATACCCTGACCCTGTGAGGGTAGTTTCCATTGGTGTTCCTGTGGAAGATTTGTTGAGTGACCCCGAAAATGAGGAATGGAGATCCATCTCCATCGAATTCTGTGGTGGTACGCACGTGGCCAAGACGAGCGAAATCAAAGACTTGGTCATCATTGAGGAATCAGGTATCGCCAAGGGAATAAGGAGAATTGTTGCTGTTACTGGACACGACGCTCATGCCGTGCAAAGAGCAGCCAAAGAGTTTGAATCCGAATTGGATGCTGCCAATGCTATGCCAAACGGAGCTGCCAAGGAAGGCAAAGTGAAGGAGTTGGGAActgctttgaaaaaattgacaatCTCGGTCTTGGACAAGCAAAAGTTGAgcgacaagttcaacaaggtaGACAAATCTGTCAAGGACAGTTTGAAGCAGATacaaaaggaagaaaccAAGAAAGTGACCGAGTTGGTGAACAAGTGGCTCGACGACAAGGAAAACCCAAAGGCTTATCTTGTTGCTCGTGTCCCCATCAGCGCCAACTCCAAAGCCATCACCGAAGCattcaatcttgtcaagaaaaaggacaagacAAGATCAATTTATTTATTCACGGGCGGCGACGACAAGGTTGCACATGGATGCTACATCAGTGACGAGGCCATTGCCAAGGGAATAAATGGAACTGATTTGGCCGATGTTGTCAGTGGGAAAGTAGGTGGCAAAGCTGGTGGTAAGGGCAACATCATTCAAGGAACTGGGGACAATTCAGGTGGTATCGACGAAGCTATTGACCAAGTGTCAGAGTTATTTAGACAGAAATTATAAGTAGATGTACACGCGTAATATTTTCAAGATCCCAATCCAGCTGAACACTTCCCGCTCCTATCCCCTTCCCTACTAAGGCGCAATAAAAGCAAGAGTTAAttgattctttttgaaaaaaaaaaaacttggatAAAATTCTATTTACAAATGTTTATGCCGCCACAGTGTCGACGCCTAAATCAGCAAAAGCGATCTTTGcatctctctcttcttctgcttctctCTTTGCCTGGATTGCAAGCTCATTGGCTCTTCTTTGCCTCTCTGcttctttcaactccttgatgaCGTTGAGTCTTGTCTTTAAGCCAGCCTCGGCGGCTCTCGACATTATTCCAAGCATCAAGTTCACGGACCTCGCATTGTCGTCGTTGCATGGCACGGGGTACGTCACCAAGCTTGGCTCCATGTCCGTGTCGCAAAGCGCAATCGTTGGAATGCAAGATGCAATGCATTCTTTGATACAGTTCCTGTTCTCCACTGGGTTcaaaaccacaaccaagtcGGGCTTGATCACCGATTGAGGGATGTACTTGCCCGACTCGACGATCTTGTTTGTCATATCGGCTCTGTGTCTCAGTTGCGGGTCCTTGATCTGACTAGTCACCTCGATGTAATTGGTGATTGTACCTGGGATCCACCTCTTTGACACGTAGTAAGCACTGGATCTCTCGGAGGCAGCCACCAAGGATTGCTGAATAGACCAGTTTTTGTGGGTACCAACAAACAAGATGATGCCGCCTTTCTCGCTGACCCCTTCAATCACTTTGCAAGCGACTTTCAATTGCTTCAACGTTTGGTTCAAATCTATAATGTGGATACCGTTGTAGACTCCGTACAAGAATGGTTGGAAACTAGCCCTAAACGACGCGGTAGCGTGGCCCAAATGGCAGCCAGCAGCGAGCAAGGTATTTAGCGATGTTTCCGAGATCTTGGCCGGGTGGGTTGTATCTCTTTGCGGCTTGTATATGTCGCTCAATTTGGATCCGAGAGACCCAGTAGTTCTGAGATAATTGAGCTGTCTAATGTAGAGCTCTTGCTCTGAGTAGCTCTTGTAATCTGGCGTGGGTTTCAAGTTCGGATACTGGGAAATGAACTCATTCGACTCTGGACtcctggtggtggttgcggTGGTGGTTCCTTCTCCAGTGCGCGATACTCTTTGAGACAGTTTAGCTTGAGCCCAAGGGCGGTCCGCTACGATATCTTGAGGTAATTGCATGTTTTTGATTATAAAATCGCGCAACTCTTCATCTAATTGCTTAACCTTTTCCTCGGGTAGCTTTGCTAGACTGCGGTTCAACTGGCGAATCCGCTCGTTGACTAGCTCAGTAGGGGTTTTGTTCAACGTCCCAATGAGCCCCTGCGACTGCGCGGTCAACTCACGGATTTCTTTGGCCTTTTTTATGGCTTCTTCCTCCCTGGCTAATGCATCGGCGATAGCTTGTTCTCTCAACTCCTTATTGGAAAGTTTGTGCTCCATGATCTTTGCTTGAGCCTCCTGCGCATTGAGCTTAACGCAACTCCTCAGAAACAGTCTCCCTAACGGAGACGGGGTGCCACAGAGTATCCTCTTCATCTCTGTCGTGACACTTAGCGGcagcggtggtggtgtagAAGGAGATGGGTTTTTACAATTGGTCTAACAACAGGTCGActcccaaaaaaaaaattcacaTTTTTCAGTGTCTCGTTTGCGTAGAACAAGACACACGACATTTGCGACATCCAATACGTCGGGGAATGAATGAAAGAACCAACGAATggatgaatgaatgaatgcTCACGTACATTCTTGAAGAGGTCGACTTTGAAGAGTTTATCCTCCTAGCTGCCGCTATTGCCCCGGGCCGTGGCTATATCGTGGTGGCCGATGCAGACCTATATCATGCgcagttgaagttgcccGAGTTGTCTCCGCGTCTCGTCCACGGGTGTGATGCGTTGCAAATGGTGTTGATTGAATCCTGGCTGGAAATGTACGAGTTGCTCGAGACGATCCAAGAAGTGAAGGTGGTGGCTCTCTACGGGATTTTAAGCAGGTTTGTCGAAGAGGGTTTGCAAGAGTCAATGGACTTTATGGTGGAGGATCAATTCAGCGCTCATGAATTGAACCAATACTTCCACAAGTTGTTCACGTTCCACGCTAGGAACAATGTGCAAGTGCTCATGGCTGACCATCCGTCTTTAGCGCTTGAAGatacaagaagaaacagctacaacaactccaCAGAGGCTTTGCTCGATCTAGTTGTGATCCCGAATGTCTACTCTCTGAAAGGGGGACAAATACACACAACGCTAAGAGCTTCAATGCAAAAATGGTTTGCTATATTAGAGTCCACACTGGGTCTAGGTAAAACCTGataaaaatacaaaaatttttccttttctgtttttcctttgtttAATCCGTAGCAAGGTATGCCATGTTTTGCTATGTTTGGCTAATTGATTTCCTCAAGCTTCTCAGTCAGGGTGCTCTTACCATCGCCGCTCGTCTCCACTTCTTCCTGAAGCTCGCTTtcgccttcttcttgatcatCACCCTCGTCGTCACCGCCCAACCCGCTGAGGTCCAATCCTCCTGCACCACCCGCGGCTCCTATTTGGCTAGCCAACGCGCTCAAGTCTGGCGCACCGCCAGCACCGCCAGCGCCGCCACCCATTCCACTCAATAATTGCGAAAAGTCCATTCCACCTGGACCACCCATGCCGCCCATGCCTGGCATACCGCCCATGCCTGGCATACCGCCCATTCCGCCGCCCATGCCGGCCATcatgtcgtcgtcgtcgttcTTCACTTCGTCCTGttcgtcttcatctacCCATTTGTCAAAATCCGTCTTTATGTAGTGGtacttcaacttctccttGGTCAATCTGGGCCAGTACTCCGCctgcaacttcttctttctcaacACGAAAAAGATATGGTTGCCGTTTTCAGTGTTGACTTTCGACTCATCGGGATCAATCTCGTCGTAGAAATCAATCGTCAAGTCGTAAGGCTGGGGCGAGTTTGGCGACTTGGCCGTGACCGAAAGATGAGTGGGCTTCAACTCGATTTTCAAGTCGGCGGCGtcgacaatttcaacggTCAACAAGAGCACATTCTTGCTTGCGTCGCTATCACTGGAGCGTTGTGCCCATAATACTGTGGGGGTGTGTGTCGACATTTTATAtctctcaatttttcctcggttcttttctttccttaGCTTTCTTTCGCCTTGACACTGGTCAATTGCTAATCCTTATTCGCCGTGCTTAAAACCTAGAGCTGGATCAGACTTATCCTCCTTCAAATAAACCTGTCCTGGTTCAAgcgtggtggtgggggttTGGTCTTTTAAGATCTTCATAGCAAGTCGAGGTGCAAGCGACTGgtcgtctttttttttttccttctcgaACCTTCGACCACTATGCAGGGCGAGAGCCTTTCGGCCTCGACACTTGAACTACGGAGACATGTCGAACAACCATCAGACGGGAAGCCCGCCAGCAAGAGGTTGGAAGGGTTACAGCTCAACGTAAGTGTGTTTGCCATTGCGCAAGAGATGAGGTCGTTTATTTTGTCtacttgttttttgtttttgtttttttttgcaaatgtgTAGTAACGATCAAACGTCCCCGGGGTCAATCTTCCATATGCATGCAACTGGAACAAAAACGGATTCTATTTTTGTTATATTGAGTCAGATGTATGGGTCATAGGCCCACTGAAGCAATGCCTGCCGCTGTTTGGGACGGCATTCCAAATCACCGGGTTCGCAGTTGTGCTTCACTTGGCCCCGGTGACGCTTGAACGCCTTCCACCTCTTCTTTTGGAACCCGTCCACATCCGCACGCCGGCCTAGCCAGTACCTGCAGTACCACTGGAACCATCCACGAGGGTCGTCGCCCAAGACCCAGTGGTTTTCCTGCCAGATCACCAACGACTGTCGgcttttgatcttgaaccGATTCAACTTATAATCGGGCGGCTTCCCTACCTCCACGCGCTTCTTTTTGgacttttcaaaccatTCCTTGGGGAATTCCTCGGTGCAGTCGTTCAAGTACTTTCCTTCAAATACGCCCGCCGCCAACATCTCCTCTGGTGTCAACTCCGGCTCGAATCCAGCGTCTCCATAGTCGTCAGCCTTGTCGCCCATCTTTTCCGTCAATTTGTAGGAGTAGTCCTTTTGCATCCTGTCATTGACTTCGATGGTCATACCGACGTTATACTCTTTGATGCTTCTCATGCTGGAAATAAACCTCCGAAACTGGAGGTGTctggaaaacttgaaaatatTGAGAAAAACAATTGTGGAACGTCTAGCAATCCGAAACCTTCTTCTAGtcaactttcaacaatgctCAATGCCCAATGCTCAATGTCCTGGCTAGTAAGTACCGTTTGTAGTGATTCGcgaaatttttgaaaatgcgATGAAAGTTTGAATCTGACAATTTGGCAAGCAATAGAGCATCACTGTATAGCAAGTGAAAGATGCTCTGGACTGTAGACATTGCCTGTGCGGCTCAGAGCAACTATTGTTGCTCGGAAAATTTCCAGATTGAGCTTTTTCCGTCCCCGCGCGGCCCACGgcagccaaaaagaaaaagaaaagttcACCATGCCACATGGCCTGTCCTTAGGCTTAGAATATGATCCGATTCAGGGGAAAAAATTGAGTTCTGCCATTATGATATATTCGCCGAGGAGATAAGATATAAGTCCAATCCCCGGTGTTGGCAATGGAATCGAGTGCCAAAGAGCTTCCTGGCACTCAAGTTTCTGCATCCTCGGCCACCAAACCTAGCCAATACTTTACATCGTCACCCAAGTTATCCAAAAACCCCAAATTTGCATACTCTGAAAATGCTCCAGTCATCTGATCCAATAAGCCCTTGTCGATGTTGAGTTCAGCACCACTTGTGCCGTTCAAtgccttgttcttgttcttgatgctgctatttttatttttgcttttattttttatgACTAGGATTAGTTTGTGCCCGTACTTGATATAGTAAACCATCCAGTCGTTCTTGTAACTGGTGGTGAACTTGTGGAAATATTCATTAACGGCACTCGCCTCATTTCTCAGCTTGAAAACGGGAGTTAggatcttgaccaactgGTCGTGAATGTGGTAGATTGATTCATTGTTGGGCTTCACGAGTGGCAATTGCGGTAGTGACGATCGATACGAGTTGTCACGGAGATCATAGATGGCGTAGAAGAAATCGTTATCGACTCTTGACACCAGTTCATACGGTATGTTCAATGTTCGTAATGAGCCCATGCTGCTGGC
This portion of the Lodderomyces beijingensis strain CBS 14171 genome assembly, chromosome: 5 genome encodes:
- a CDS encoding mitochondrial 37S ribosomal protein uS2m — its product is MKRILCGTPSPLGRSFSRSCVKLNAQEAQAKIMEHKLSNKELREQAIADALAREEEAIKKAKEIRELTAQSQGLIGTLNKTPTELVNERIRQLNRSLAKLPEEKVKQLDEELRDFIIKNMQLPQDIVADRPWAQAKSSQRVSRTGEGTTTATTTRSPESNEFISQYPNLKPTPDYKSYSEQELYIRQLNYLRTTGSLGSKLSDIYKPQRDTTHPAKISETSLNTLLAAGCHLGHATASFRASFQPFLYGVYNGIHIIDLNQTLKQLKVACKVIEGVSEKGGIILFVGTHKNWSIQQSLVAASERSSAYYVSKRWIPGTITNYIEVTSQIKDPQSRHRADMTNKIVESGKYIPQSVIKPDLVVVLNPVENRNCIKECIASCIPTIALCDTDMEPSLVTYPVPCNDDNARSVNLMLGIMSRAAEAGLKTRLNVIKELKEAERQRRANELAIQAKREAEEERDAKIAFADLGVDTVAA